One window of Streptomyces sp. SUK 48 genomic DNA carries:
- a CDS encoding multidrug effflux MFS transporter has protein sequence MKSASTRTPYALLLAVLSSLNAGGLFASDINLPGVPATAHAFHTPVASVQWTFSAFMIGIAVSQAVYGPISDAYGRKRVIVSGLGLFVLASLVCAAAPTVEVFGASRLLQALGAGSGMVLGRAVISDLYEEKDAARMFATVMPIVGVSPSVAPLIGGYLTTYVSWRAPFVVTAVIGLVTLVAMITAIPESLPPERRSKHLGATLKGYPKLLSRPLFWAYTVNLCVAYGGYFGYLAASPLVFEKMRLATETTSYCYITVSLAYVAGNLTSRALVRTRSVNRLLWMGHGFFLVGALMMLGLGLSGAGGRWGLLVLVFMPVMTFGNGFLLPLSMSAGVTTFRSTAGSASGLMGALQLLSASLGIYLSSRLPAGDLFALGWFVLTAAVLGICAFAFFLSLASRATAAAAPAPVQGGGEHPADRPAADLQEAAME, from the coding sequence ATGAAGTCCGCATCCACACGCACCCCCTACGCGCTGCTGCTCGCCGTCCTGTCCTCGCTGAACGCGGGCGGCCTGTTCGCCTCCGACATCAACCTGCCCGGCGTGCCGGCCACCGCGCACGCCTTCCACACCCCGGTCGCGTCGGTGCAGTGGACGTTCAGCGCCTTCATGATCGGCATCGCGGTCTCGCAGGCGGTCTACGGGCCCATATCCGACGCCTACGGCCGTAAGCGCGTCATCGTCTCCGGGCTCGGCCTGTTCGTCCTCGCCTCCCTGGTGTGCGCCGCGGCGCCCACGGTCGAGGTGTTCGGCGCGAGCCGGCTCCTCCAGGCGCTCGGCGCGGGCTCGGGCATGGTGCTCGGCCGGGCCGTGATCAGCGACCTGTACGAGGAGAAGGACGCGGCCCGGATGTTCGCCACGGTCATGCCGATCGTCGGTGTCTCCCCGTCCGTCGCCCCGCTGATCGGCGGCTATCTGACGACCTACGTCTCCTGGCGCGCGCCGTTCGTGGTCACCGCCGTGATCGGCCTGGTGACCCTGGTCGCCATGATCACCGCGATCCCCGAGAGCCTGCCGCCGGAGCGCCGCAGCAAGCACCTCGGCGCCACCCTCAAGGGCTACCCGAAGCTGCTGTCCCGCCCGCTGTTCTGGGCCTACACCGTCAACCTGTGCGTGGCGTACGGCGGTTACTTCGGCTACCTGGCGGCCTCCCCGCTGGTCTTCGAGAAGATGCGGCTGGCCACCGAGACCACCAGCTACTGCTACATCACCGTCTCGCTCGCCTACGTCGCGGGCAACCTCACCTCCCGTGCCCTGGTCCGCACCCGGTCCGTCAACCGGCTGCTCTGGATGGGCCACGGCTTCTTCCTCGTCGGCGCGCTGATGATGCTCGGCCTCGGGCTCAGCGGGGCCGGCGGCCGCTGGGGTCTGCTGGTGCTCGTCTTCATGCCGGTGATGACGTTCGGCAACGGCTTCCTGCTGCCGCTGTCGATGAGCGCGGGCGTGACCACGTTCCGCTCCACCGCCGGTTCGGCGTCCGGCCTGATGGGCGCGCTCCAGCTGCTGTCCGCCTCGCTGGGCATCTACCTGTCCAGCCGGCTGCCCGCCGGTGACCTGTTCGCCCTCGGCTGGTTCGTGCTGACCGCCGCGGTGCTCGGCATCTGCGCCTTCGCCTTCTTCCTGTCGCTCGCCTCCCGTGCGACGGCGGCGGCCGCGCCCGCGCCGGTGCAGGGCGGCGGGGAGCACCCGGCCGACCGCCCGGCCGCGGACCTTCAGGAAGCCGCCATGGAATAA
- a CDS encoding 4-oxalocrotonate tautomerase family protein, producing MPLIHVQQTPGKTAEQKAELVRELTDAYVKATGSKPESVWVTVQEIGTDSWSIAGETLAARAAKR from the coding sequence ATGCCTCTCATCCACGTGCAGCAGACCCCCGGCAAGACCGCCGAGCAGAAGGCCGAGCTGGTCCGCGAGCTGACCGACGCCTACGTCAAGGCCACCGGCAGCAAGCCGGAGAGCGTCTGGGTGACCGTGCAGGAGATCGGCACCGACAGCTGGTCCATCGCCGGCGAGACGCTGGCCGCCCGCGCCGCCAAGCGCTGA
- a CDS encoding cellulose-binding domain-containing protein, which translates to MPDLPTPQDDAEAALFSESWDAVLAYAALCASGAATAHRLATEAFTLGMREVRAAGRTHVRGAGRSPARLPTIPALLTAVRATAAAWSAAGRGRLLAPGLPQWLTSPEASRLTGSPRAHPPALRALRDLGGTDAALLWLAEVEALPLPAAAHRLGLDPATARTELDRVRALFRERWRRARGEAPEPEGAGLAAVLAGGVLGWGGLDYLERRRRSAEARLGTGRAGEPPRGEPEERAGLRRLLHGGGMFATALLLSAMALGASLMAPGGSGADSFTARDDTAATRDDSAAPDGGGASGHGTARGSGRTGARPTPAGSTPAPTPARTPASAPMPEREPVHGPKGTTGTPSAAARVPDGQGGRDPGRTKPGPGPDAPPRGLSSLVHGPVSVPAPPAGRPSPCRVVYDRVSQWSGGFQATVTVTGERALDGWRVDWTFPDGQKIGRVWDATVRQDGARVTATAADYDRAAPARTAVSFGFTGTWTNADRAPAAFTLDGRPCA; encoded by the coding sequence ATGCCCGACCTGCCGACCCCTCAGGACGACGCCGAGGCCGCGCTGTTCTCGGAGTCCTGGGACGCGGTGCTCGCGTACGCCGCCCTGTGCGCCTCCGGTGCCGCCACCGCCCACCGGCTGGCCACCGAGGCGTTCACCCTCGGCATGCGCGAGGTCCGCGCGGCCGGCCGTACCCATGTGCGCGGCGCGGGCCGCAGCCCGGCGCGGCTGCCCACGATCCCGGCCCTGCTCACCGCCGTCCGCGCCACGGCCGCCGCCTGGTCGGCCGCGGGCCGGGGCCGGCTGCTCGCCCCCGGCCTTCCCCAGTGGCTGACCTCGCCCGAGGCGTCCCGCCTCACCGGCTCGCCCCGCGCCCATCCACCGGCGCTGCGGGCCCTGCGCGACCTCGGCGGGACGGACGCGGCGCTGCTGTGGCTGGCCGAGGTGGAGGCCCTGCCGCTGCCCGCGGCGGCACACCGGCTCGGGCTGGACCCGGCCACCGCCCGGACCGAACTCGACCGGGTCCGGGCGCTGTTCCGGGAGCGCTGGCGGCGCGCCCGGGGCGAGGCCCCGGAGCCGGAGGGCGCCGGGCTGGCCGCCGTACTGGCGGGCGGGGTGCTGGGCTGGGGCGGGCTGGACTATCTGGAGCGGCGCCGCCGGTCCGCCGAGGCGCGGCTCGGGACCGGCCGGGCCGGGGAGCCCCCGAGGGGTGAACCCGAGGAGCGTGCCGGGCTCCGGCGGCTGCTGCACGGGGGCGGGATGTTCGCCACCGCCCTGCTGCTGTCGGCGATGGCGCTGGGCGCCTCGCTGATGGCGCCCGGCGGTTCGGGCGCGGACTCCTTCACCGCCCGGGACGACACCGCCGCCACCCGCGACGACAGCGCGGCACCCGACGGCGGCGGCGCGTCCGGCCATGGCACCGCCCGGGGCAGCGGCCGTACCGGCGCCCGCCCCACCCCCGCGGGCTCCACCCCGGCGCCGACACCGGCCCGGACACCGGCCTCGGCCCCGATGCCCGAGCGTGAGCCGGTGCACGGGCCGAAGGGGACCACCGGGACCCCGTCCGCCGCCGCCCGGGTACCCGACGGCCAGGGCGGCCGGGACCCCGGCCGTACGAAGCCCGGGCCCGGCCCCGACGCCCCGCCCAGGGGCCTCTCCTCCCTGGTCCACGGCCCGGTGAGCGTCCCGGCCCCGCCGGCCGGTCGGCCGTCGCCCTGCCGGGTCGTCTACGACCGGGTCAGCCAGTGGTCCGGCGGCTTCCAGGCCACCGTCACCGTCACCGGCGAGCGGGCCCTCGACGGGTGGCGGGTCGACTGGACGTTCCCGGACGGCCAGAAGATCGGCCGGGTCTGGGACGCCACCGTCCGGCAGGACGGCGCCCGGGTCACGGCCACCGCCGCCGACTACGACCGGGCCGCCCCGGCCCGCACCGCCGTGTCCTTCGGCTTCACCGGCACCTGGACGAACGCCGACCGCGCCCCGGCCGCCTTCACCCTCGACGGCCGGCCCTGCGCCTAG
- a CDS encoding radical SAM protein, with translation MGTRTALVEDLMERFPHVPREAVFKEDLLRGGVAFDRSALSDNEGGDVKPKSYFIFSFDHGTLPELGEAALRRPPEEIILTGGPYDLRRTVVSVRVNPASPYRVAADDQGVLGLYLDGKRIADVGVPPMPEYYRHTLSNGKSVMEVAPTIQWGYLIYLTVFRVCQYFGAKEECQYCDINHNWRQHKAAGRPYTGVKDVEEVLEALEIIDRYDTQKASTAYTLTGGAITKTVAGRDEADFYGHYAKAIEERFPGRWIGKVVAQALPKDDVQRFKDYGVQIYHPNFEVWDRRLFELYCPGKERYVGRDEWHKRILDSAEIFGARNVIPNFVAGVEMAEPFGFTTVDEAIASTTEGLRFFMSHGITPRFTTWCPEPTTPLGKANPQGAPLEYHIRLLQAYRQTMEDFGLSSPPGYGPPGPGRAVFSVSSFMDSLPARDPVAEESATA, from the coding sequence ATGGGCACTCGCACCGCACTGGTCGAGGATCTGATGGAGCGCTTCCCGCACGTGCCGCGGGAAGCCGTCTTCAAGGAGGACCTGCTCCGCGGCGGTGTCGCCTTCGACAGATCCGCCCTGAGCGACAACGAGGGCGGGGACGTCAAGCCGAAGTCCTACTTCATCTTCTCCTTCGACCACGGCACCCTGCCCGAGCTGGGCGAGGCCGCGCTGCGCCGGCCCCCGGAGGAGATCATCCTCACCGGCGGGCCGTACGACCTGCGCCGTACGGTTGTCTCCGTACGGGTGAACCCCGCCTCCCCCTACCGGGTCGCCGCCGACGACCAGGGGGTGCTCGGCCTCTACCTCGACGGCAAGCGCATCGCCGACGTCGGGGTGCCGCCGATGCCGGAGTACTACCGGCACACCCTCTCCAACGGGAAGTCCGTGATGGAGGTCGCGCCCACCATCCAGTGGGGCTACCTGATCTATCTGACCGTCTTCCGGGTCTGCCAGTACTTCGGCGCCAAGGAGGAGTGCCAGTACTGCGACATCAACCACAACTGGCGCCAGCACAAGGCGGCGGGGCGGCCGTACACGGGCGTCAAGGACGTGGAAGAGGTCCTGGAAGCCCTGGAGATCATCGACCGGTACGACACCCAGAAGGCGTCCACCGCCTACACGCTCACCGGCGGCGCCATCACCAAGACGGTCGCCGGGCGCGACGAGGCCGACTTCTACGGCCACTACGCCAAGGCCATCGAGGAGCGCTTCCCGGGCCGCTGGATCGGCAAGGTCGTCGCCCAGGCGCTGCCCAAGGACGACGTGCAGCGGTTCAAGGACTACGGCGTGCAGATCTACCACCCCAACTTCGAGGTGTGGGACCGCCGGCTGTTCGAGCTGTACTGCCCCGGCAAGGAGCGCTACGTAGGCCGCGACGAGTGGCACAAGCGGATTCTGGACTCCGCCGAGATCTTCGGCGCGCGCAATGTGATCCCCAACTTCGTGGCGGGCGTGGAGATGGCGGAGCCCTTCGGCTTCACCACCGTCGACGAGGCGATCGCGTCCACCACCGAGGGCCTGCGCTTCTTCATGTCGCACGGCATCACGCCCCGCTTCACCACCTGGTGCCCGGAGCCGACCACCCCGCTCGGCAAGGCCAACCCGCAGGGCGCGCCGCTGGAGTACCACATCCGGCTGCTCCAGGCGTACCGGCAGACGATGGAGGACTTCGGGCTGTCCTCCCCGCCCGGCTACGGCCCGCCCGGACCCGGCCGCGCGGTCTTCTCGGTCAGCTCCTTCATGGACAGCCTGCCCGCGCGGGACCCGGTCGCGGAGGAGTCGGCCACGGCCTGA
- a CDS encoding hydroxyacid dehydrogenase: MPERPPAVLAMAAENVPYVFPPGLLARLRAHLDLDPALVAHDFTAPRVRDALARAEVLVTGWGCPRLDAAALDGAPKLRAVLHAAGSVKGFTTAEVWRRGILVSSAADANALPVAEYALAMILLTGKDVFALREELRERRGFPRGAILPGLGNHGRRVGVVGASRIGRRLIALLRPHDLAVALADPTVDAAGAGRLGVPLLPLDDLLRTSDIVTLHAPATPATRHLIGARELALMPTGAVLLNTARGSLVDHDALAAEVRTGRLRAVLDVTDPEPLPAGSPLYDLPGAFVTPHLAGSQGNEVARLGRVVVEEAARLAAGEALRHAVDPDTLDRMA; this comes from the coding sequence TTGCCCGAGCGCCCGCCGGCCGTGCTCGCGATGGCGGCCGAAAACGTGCCGTACGTCTTCCCGCCCGGCCTCCTCGCCCGTCTGCGCGCCCATCTGGACCTCGATCCCGCCCTGGTGGCCCACGACTTCACCGCGCCCCGGGTCCGCGACGCCCTCGCCCGCGCCGAGGTCCTCGTCACCGGCTGGGGCTGCCCCCGCCTGGACGCGGCCGCCCTGGACGGCGCCCCGAAGCTGCGCGCCGTGCTGCACGCGGCCGGGTCGGTCAAGGGGTTCACCACCGCCGAGGTGTGGCGGCGCGGCATCCTCGTCTCCTCGGCCGCCGACGCCAACGCGCTGCCCGTCGCCGAGTACGCCCTCGCCATGATCCTGCTCACCGGCAAGGACGTCTTCGCGCTGCGCGAGGAGCTGCGCGAGCGCCGGGGCTTCCCCCGCGGCGCGATCCTCCCCGGCCTCGGCAACCACGGCCGCCGCGTGGGCGTCGTCGGAGCCTCCCGCATCGGCCGCCGGCTGATCGCGCTGCTGCGCCCGCACGACCTCGCCGTCGCCCTCGCCGACCCCACCGTGGACGCCGCCGGGGCCGGGCGCCTCGGGGTGCCGCTGCTGCCGCTGGACGACCTGCTGCGCACCAGCGACATCGTCACCCTGCACGCCCCCGCCACCCCCGCGACCCGGCACCTGATCGGCGCCCGCGAGCTGGCCCTGATGCCCACCGGGGCGGTGCTCCTCAACACCGCGCGCGGCTCCCTCGTCGACCATGACGCGCTGGCCGCCGAGGTGCGCACCGGGCGCCTGCGCGCCGTCCTCGACGTCACCGACCCCGAACCGCTGCCCGCCGGCTCCCCGCTGTACGACCTGCCGGGCGCCTTCGTCACCCCGCACCTGGCCGGCTCCCAGGGCAACGAGGTGGCCCGGCTCGGCCGGGTGGTGGTCGAGGAGGCCGCGCGGCTGGCGGCCGGCGAGGCACTGCGCCACGCCGTCGACCCGGACACGCTGGACCGGATGGCCTGA
- a CDS encoding FAD-binding protein — MRETVTNWARTIAYDAKEYRRPASPDALRALVSGAAKVRVLGSGHSFNRVADPGPDGVLLSVAGLAPVIEVDTAARTVRVAGGVRYAELARAVHARGLALPNMASLPHISVAGSVATGTHGSGLANPPLASAVREVELVVADGTTVTIARGDARFDGAVTSLGALGVVTALTLDLETAFEVEQRVYTELPLEGLEFETIAGCAYSVSLFTDWREPGFRQVWVKRRTDQPEVDFPWARPAARAMHPVPGMPAVNCTGQLGLAGPWHERLPHFRAEFTPSSGAEIQSEYLVPRAAAVDALNAVDGIRASVAGVLQTCEVRTVAADPQWLSPAYARDSAALHFTWVRDEAAVLPVVRALEEALEPFEPRPHWGKLSGIPAAVVRGRYARLGDFRSLVRSLDPTGKFTNAFVADVLGDGEDVPGGCADVLDGRADALDG, encoded by the coding sequence ATGAGGGAGACGGTCACCAACTGGGCCCGCACCATCGCCTACGACGCGAAGGAGTACCGGCGTCCCGCCTCGCCGGACGCGCTGCGCGCCCTGGTGTCCGGTGCGGCGAAGGTGCGGGTCCTGGGCAGCGGGCACTCCTTCAACCGGGTCGCCGACCCCGGCCCGGACGGGGTGCTGCTGTCGGTGGCGGGGCTGGCGCCGGTGATCGAGGTGGACACGGCGGCGCGCACGGTCCGGGTCGCGGGCGGGGTGCGCTACGCCGAGCTGGCCCGCGCGGTGCACGCCCGGGGTCTCGCCCTGCCGAACATGGCCTCGCTGCCGCACATCTCGGTGGCCGGTTCGGTGGCGACCGGCACCCATGGCTCGGGCCTGGCCAACCCGCCGCTGGCCTCGGCGGTGCGGGAGGTGGAGCTGGTGGTCGCGGACGGTACGACGGTGACGATCGCCCGGGGCGACGCCCGGTTCGACGGCGCCGTGACCTCGCTGGGCGCGCTGGGCGTGGTCACCGCGCTCACCCTCGACCTCGAAACGGCGTTCGAGGTGGAGCAGCGGGTGTACACCGAACTGCCGCTTGAGGGACTGGAGTTCGAGACGATCGCCGGTTGCGCGTACAGCGTCAGCCTGTTCACGGACTGGCGGGAGCCGGGCTTCCGGCAGGTGTGGGTCAAACGGCGCACCGACCAGCCCGAGGTGGACTTCCCCTGGGCGCGGCCGGCGGCACGGGCGATGCATCCGGTGCCGGGGATGCCCGCCGTCAACTGCACCGGGCAGCTGGGCCTCGCCGGGCCGTGGCACGAGCGACTGCCGCATTTCCGAGCGGAGTTCACGCCGAGCAGCGGGGCGGAGATCCAGTCGGAGTACCTGGTGCCGCGCGCGGCGGCCGTCGACGCGCTGAACGCGGTCGACGGGATACGGGCGAGCGTCGCGGGGGTGCTCCAGACCTGCGAGGTGCGCACGGTCGCCGCCGATCCGCAGTGGCTCAGCCCGGCGTACGCGCGGGACTCGGCGGCGCTGCACTTCACCTGGGTGCGGGACGAGGCGGCCGTGCTGCCTGTGGTGCGCGCGCTGGAGGAGGCGCTGGAGCCGTTCGAGCCGCGTCCGCACTGGGGGAAGCTGTCCGGCATTCCGGCGGCGGTGGTGCGGGGGCGGTACGCGCGCCTCGGCGATTTCCGGTCGCTCGTCCGGTCGCTGGACCCGACGGGCAAGTTCACCAACGCGTTCGTCGCGGATGTCCTGGGCGACGGCGAGGACGTCCCGGGCGGCTGTGCCGATGTCCTGGACGGCCGTGCCGACGCCCTGGACGGCTGA
- a CDS encoding glycoside hydrolase family 2 TIM barrel-domain containing protein, whose product MSVAPSPDNADTTDVDTDTEYVEDVSPGSGALPPRAWYASSDATSLSLNGSWRFRLSPTAEAGSFAREGYDAGGWAELAVPGHWVLQGHGSPVYTNHRYPFPVDPPRVPAENPTGDHLRYFDLPANWPDGAGDGAVLRFDGVESCARVWLNGTELGTFKGSRLAHEFAVGPLLRAAGNVLAVRVHQWSAGSYLEDQDQWWLPGIFRDVTLLHRPADGVGDFFVHASYDHRTGTGTLRVDSDVEGRVTVADLGIDVPAGEPVTVAVRPWSAEEPRLYDGVLATGGERVPLRIGFRTVEVADGLLRVNGRPVLFRGVNRHEWHPERGRALDPGTMRADVLLMKRHNINAVRTSHYPPHPAFLDLCDEYGLWVIDECDLETHGFTETGWRDNPVDDDRWTPALLDRAARMVERDKNHPSVVLWSLGNEAGTGRGLTAMAGWMRARDPSRPLHYEGDRDCRDTDVYARMYAGHAEVERIGRHLDGGPRHRRQLPFLLCEYAHAMGNGPGGLADYQGLFASYDRLQGGFVWEWIDHGIAHPELGFAYGGDFGEELHDGNFVCDGLVFPDRRPSPGLVEYKKVLEPVGLTNDGGDGTVRVTNGYDVAGLSALALSWSYQVDGETLASGALPVPDLAPGESADVALPPPPAGAPNGEAHWLVRAVLAADAPWAERGHVVAWGQFRAVERTPPRVPATARLRSAGKVLHLGPGSFDARTGTLTAVGDVPVTGLRLDVWRAPTDNDEGAAWQHDPRCGPLWRRLGLHRMRHRLDAMEAGGDTLTVRTRVAPAGTELGLSTVYRWTADGDRLRLAVRVVPEGDWTLPLPRLGIRYGLWAASTDRVRWFGGGPGEAYPDTKSAAMLGRWESTVEDLQTPYVRPQENGARIDVRWAELGGLRVEGDPVFLLTARRWTTEQLDAATHRTGLAPGDTVWVTLDHAQHGIGSQSCGPGPLPRYRLRAEPAEFSFVFSPGPGAG is encoded by the coding sequence ATGTCCGTCGCCCCCTCCCCCGACAACGCCGACACCACCGACGTCGACACCGACACCGAGTACGTCGAGGATGTGTCTCCCGGTTCCGGGGCGCTGCCGCCTCGCGCCTGGTATGCGTCCTCCGACGCCACGTCCCTCTCCCTGAACGGCTCCTGGCGCTTCAGGCTGTCGCCGACGGCGGAGGCCGGGTCCTTCGCGCGGGAGGGGTACGACGCCGGCGGCTGGGCCGAGCTCGCGGTCCCCGGCCACTGGGTCCTCCAGGGCCACGGCTCCCCGGTGTACACCAACCACCGCTATCCGTTCCCGGTCGATCCGCCGCGCGTGCCGGCCGAGAATCCGACCGGCGACCATCTGCGGTACTTCGACCTCCCGGCCAACTGGCCGGACGGCGCGGGCGACGGGGCGGTGCTGCGGTTCGACGGGGTGGAGTCCTGCGCCCGGGTGTGGCTGAACGGCACGGAGCTGGGCACCTTCAAGGGGTCGCGGCTGGCCCATGAGTTCGCGGTCGGGCCGCTGTTGCGGGCCGCCGGCAATGTGCTCGCCGTACGGGTGCACCAGTGGTCGGCCGGGTCCTATCTGGAGGACCAGGACCAGTGGTGGCTGCCCGGCATCTTCCGCGATGTCACCCTGCTGCACCGTCCGGCCGACGGCGTCGGGGACTTCTTCGTGCACGCGTCCTACGACCACCGCACCGGCACCGGCACCCTGCGCGTCGACTCGGACGTCGAGGGCCGGGTCACGGTCGCGGACCTCGGCATCGACGTCCCGGCCGGCGAGCCGGTCACGGTCGCGGTGCGGCCCTGGTCGGCGGAGGAACCCCGGCTGTATGACGGAGTGCTGGCCACCGGCGGTGAACGGGTGCCACTGCGGATCGGTTTCCGCACGGTGGAGGTGGCGGACGGGCTGCTTCGGGTCAACGGGCGGCCGGTGCTGTTCAGGGGCGTCAACCGCCACGAGTGGCATCCGGAGCGGGGCCGCGCGCTGGACCCCGGGACCATGCGCGCGGACGTGCTGCTGATGAAGCGGCACAACATCAACGCCGTGCGCACCTCCCACTATCCGCCGCATCCGGCGTTCCTCGACCTGTGCGACGAGTACGGCCTGTGGGTGATCGACGAGTGCGATCTGGAGACCCACGGCTTCACCGAGACGGGCTGGCGGGACAACCCCGTCGACGACGACCGCTGGACCCCGGCCCTGCTGGACCGGGCGGCCCGAATGGTCGAGCGGGACAAGAACCATCCGTCGGTCGTCCTGTGGTCGCTGGGCAACGAGGCCGGCACGGGCCGGGGCCTGACCGCGATGGCCGGATGGATGCGCGCCCGCGACCCCTCCCGCCCGCTGCACTACGAGGGCGACCGCGACTGCCGTGACACGGACGTGTATGCGCGGATGTACGCCGGGCACGCGGAGGTGGAGCGCATCGGCCGGCACCTGGACGGGGGCCCGCGGCACCGGCGTCAACTCCCCTTCCTCCTGTGCGAGTACGCCCATGCGATGGGCAACGGTCCCGGCGGACTCGCCGACTACCAGGGGCTGTTCGCGTCGTACGACCGTCTCCAGGGCGGCTTCGTCTGGGAGTGGATCGATCACGGCATCGCGCATCCGGAGCTGGGTTTCGCCTACGGCGGTGACTTCGGGGAGGAGCTGCACGACGGGAACTTCGTCTGCGACGGGCTGGTCTTCCCGGACCGGCGGCCCTCCCCCGGGCTGGTGGAGTACAAGAAGGTGCTGGAACCGGTCGGCCTCACCAACGACGGCGGGGACGGCACGGTGCGGGTGACCAACGGGTACGACGTCGCCGGTCTGTCGGCGCTCGCCCTCTCCTGGTCGTACCAGGTGGACGGGGAGACGCTGGCCTCCGGAGCGCTGCCGGTGCCCGATCTGGCGCCCGGTGAGTCGGCGGACGTCGCACTCCCCCCGCCCCCGGCCGGGGCGCCGAACGGAGAGGCGCACTGGCTGGTCAGGGCGGTGCTGGCGGCCGACGCGCCCTGGGCGGAGCGGGGGCATGTCGTCGCGTGGGGCCAGTTCCGGGCCGTGGAGCGCACACCCCCTCGGGTCCCGGCCACCGCCCGGCTCCGCTCCGCCGGAAAGGTGTTGCACCTGGGTCCCGGCAGCTTCGACGCGCGCACCGGGACTCTCACGGCGGTCGGCGACGTGCCCGTCACCGGCCTGCGGCTGGACGTGTGGCGGGCGCCCACCGACAACGACGAGGGCGCCGCCTGGCAGCACGACCCGCGCTGCGGACCGCTGTGGCGCCGGCTCGGCCTGCACCGGATGCGGCACCGGCTCGACGCGATGGAGGCGGGCGGCGACACGCTGACGGTCCGCACCCGAGTGGCCCCCGCCGGCACGGAATTGGGGCTGTCCACGGTGTACCGCTGGACGGCGGACGGTGACCGGCTGCGGCTGGCCGTGCGCGTCGTGCCGGAGGGCGACTGGACGCTGCCGCTGCCCCGGCTCGGCATCCGGTACGGACTGTGGGCGGCCTCCACCGACCGGGTGCGGTGGTTCGGCGGCGGCCCCGGGGAGGCGTACCCGGACACCAAGTCGGCCGCAATGCTGGGGCGTTGGGAGTCGACGGTCGAGGATCTCCAGACGCCGTACGTCCGTCCGCAGGAGAACGGCGCCCGGATCGACGTCCGCTGGGCCGAGCTGGGCGGGCTGCGCGTCGAGGGCGATCCCGTGTTCCTCCTGACGGCCCGCCGCTGGACCACGGAGCAACTGGACGCCGCCACCCACCGCACCGGTCTGGCGCCGGGCGACACGGTCTGGGTCACCCTGGACCACGCCCAGCACGGCATCGGCTCCCAGTCCTGCGGCCCCGGCCCGCTGCCGCGGTACCGACTGCGCGCGGAACCGGCGGAGTTCTCCTTCGTCTTCTCCCCCGGTCCGGGCGCCGGCTAA
- a CDS encoding alpha/beta hydrolase, whose translation MTETADDGRDHYDVTGEGPVLLLLPGGAGHPMGLGPLVEALATRFTVVTYDPLGLAHGRLGLPVPEQRVTDWSEGAHRVLTAVLPEGEPAYVFGTSSGGIAVLDLLARHPERVAHAVAHEPPCVAVLPDGAERRAELLGQLDGGERPPAEGESATPMGVFLASVLHPFTAYTPVPRPESAARLTLVAGAASRGQLLYRTTEFTAGRLGAAFTEFPGGHLGTLDHPVEFAGLLAGTLRSSAHTSS comes from the coding sequence ATGACCGAGACGGCGGACGACGGCCGCGACCACTACGACGTCACGGGCGAGGGCCCCGTGCTGTTGCTGCTGCCGGGCGGCGCCGGGCATCCGATGGGGCTCGGGCCGCTGGTCGAGGCGCTGGCCACGCGGTTCACGGTGGTGACGTACGACCCGCTGGGGCTCGCCCATGGCCGGCTCGGCCTGCCGGTGCCGGAGCAGCGGGTGACGGACTGGAGCGAGGGGGCGCACCGGGTGCTGACGGCGGTCCTGCCCGAGGGCGAGCCGGCGTATGTGTTCGGGACCAGCTCGGGCGGTATCGCGGTGCTCGATCTGCTCGCCCGGCATCCGGAGCGGGTGGCGCACGCGGTCGCGCACGAGCCGCCGTGCGTGGCCGTGCTGCCGGACGGCGCCGAGCGGCGCGCCGAGCTGCTCGGACAGCTGGACGGTGGCGAACGGCCGCCCGCCGAGGGCGAGTCGGCGACCCCGATGGGGGTGTTCCTCGCCAGCGTGCTGCATCCGTTCACCGCGTACACGCCGGTGCCGCGACCGGAGTCGGCCGCTCGGCTCACGCTCGTCGCGGGTGCCGCGTCACGCGGTCAACTCCTCTACCGTACGACCGAGTTCACGGCCGGGCGGCTGGGCGCGGCGTTCACGGAGTTCCCCGGCGGGCATCTGGGCACGCTGGATCATCCGGTGGAGTTCGCCGGCCTGCTCGCCGGGACGCTGCGCTCCAGCGCGCACACCTCGTCGTAG